The following are encoded in a window of Staphylospora marina genomic DNA:
- the rlmH gene encoding 23S rRNA (pseudouridine(1915)-N(3))-methyltransferase RlmH: protein MNIRIVAVGKLKEKYLKAACDEYLKRLGAYARVEVIEVPEEKEDPVHDADIRRLLAKEGERILRHLPEGTRVITLEVDGKSLSSEQFAERLDRLATYGDSRIAFVIGGSHGLSDDVRKRSDFALSFSAMTFPHQLIRVFLLEQIYRAFKINRGETYHK, encoded by the coding sequence ATGAACATCCGGATTGTCGCCGTGGGCAAGCTGAAGGAAAAGTACCTGAAAGCGGCTTGCGATGAATACCTGAAGCGTCTGGGGGCTTACGCGCGCGTCGAAGTGATCGAAGTGCCGGAGGAAAAGGAAGACCCCGTTCACGACGCGGACATCCGCCGACTGCTGGCCAAAGAAGGAGAACGGATCCTCCGGCACCTCCCGGAAGGAACCCGCGTCATCACCCTGGAAGTGGACGGCAAATCGTTGTCTTCCGAACAATTTGCGGAACGGCTGGATCGCCTCGCAACCTACGGTGACAGCCGGATCGCCTTCGTGATCGGCGGCTCCCACGGATTGTCCGACGATGTCCGGAAGCGGTCCGACTTCGCCCTTTCCTTTTCCGCAATGACGTTCCCTCACCAGCTGATCCGCGTGTTCCTGCTGGAGCAGATTTACCGTGCCTTCAAAATCAACCGGGGAGAGACCTACCACAAATAG
- a CDS encoding YwhD family protein: protein MTERKKSAQFNIISNRSSTTHGDYYTGTINLSNLSAVLIEGDKAKIDLGLLHAKSTVERGIKFTSNPDEVEGGTLYRVVWIALDRGENGLYYAGAAACSMRINHEKRIGWKNLADHVNRMDDARKRRFRLDVLDERERAALRRLLIDNNEDAWNRSPDELKAALGQN, encoded by the coding sequence ATGACCGAACGGAAAAAGAGCGCCCAATTCAACATCATATCCAACCGTTCTTCCACCACGCACGGAGATTATTACACCGGAACGATCAATCTTTCCAACCTGTCCGCCGTACTCATCGAGGGAGACAAAGCGAAGATCGACCTCGGCCTGCTTCATGCCAAAAGCACGGTGGAGCGAGGCATCAAATTCACCTCCAACCCGGACGAAGTGGAGGGAGGAACGCTTTACCGGGTGGTGTGGATCGCGCTGGACCGCGGGGAAAACGGTCTGTATTATGCGGGAGCCGCCGCCTGCTCGATGCGCATCAACCACGAAAAACGAATCGGCTGGAAGAATCTTGCCGATCACGTCAACCGGATGGACGATGCCCGCAAGCGCCGCTTCCGTCTGGACGTGCTGGACGAGCGGGAGCGGGCCGCGTTGCGTCGCCTGCTGATCGACAACAACGAGGACGCATGGAACCGAAGCCCGGATGAACTGAAGGCAGCCCTGGGTCAAAATTGA
- a CDS encoding YheC/YheD family protein, which yields MRKRGLGNREIASKMLKTWAMAKNPSLRRHIPETCWYRPEALGDMLSRHGFVFLKPDKGGGGGGAIRLRILGSGDVELKTLKHTRVLKPGDSIRRVEQCMIPGKRYIIQQGIRLATVKGRPFDIRVHLQKVKGEWLVLGMCAKVAAPGKIVTNHCKGGQPMEPEEAVRMASGSSFRAREVTDELHACSLDIAKTLNHSFKGIRELGIDAGLDENFLIWIFEVNTRPDFKMFRYLKDRSVWRKIRDMHRLLQ from the coding sequence ATGAGAAAAAGAGGTTTGGGAAACCGGGAGATCGCCAGCAAAATGTTGAAAACGTGGGCGATGGCGAAAAATCCCTCCTTGCGAAGGCACATCCCGGAAACCTGCTGGTATCGTCCGGAAGCGCTCGGCGACATGCTCTCGCGTCACGGATTCGTGTTTCTCAAGCCGGACAAGGGAGGCGGAGGCGGAGGAGCCATCCGGCTCCGGATCCTCGGAAGCGGGGACGTGGAGCTCAAGACTCTGAAGCATACGCGTGTGCTGAAACCGGGAGATTCGATCCGTCGGGTGGAACAATGCATGATCCCCGGCAAGAGATACATCATTCAGCAGGGGATTCGTCTGGCCACGGTCAAGGGACGTCCGTTTGACATTCGGGTTCACTTGCAGAAGGTCAAGGGGGAATGGCTGGTCCTGGGCATGTGCGCCAAGGTGGCCGCTCCCGGAAAGATCGTGACCAATCACTGCAAGGGCGGCCAGCCGATGGAACCGGAGGAAGCCGTGAGAATGGCGAGCGGCAGCTCCTTTCGGGCTCGGGAGGTGACCGACGAGCTTCATGCATGTTCGCTCGACATCGCTAAAACATTAAATCATTCTTTTAAGGGAATCCGTGAATTGGGGATCGATGCCGGGCTGGACGAAAATTTCCTCATTTGGATATTTGAGGTAAACACCAGACCGGATTTCAAAATGTTTCGCTACTTGAAAGATCGATCGGTCTGGCGGAAAATCCGGGATATGCACCGCTTGCTCCAATGA
- a CDS encoding CxxH/CxxC protein, with translation MSRIPEKARQSLDEPTAGEAETSVWFACGEDVDAALDEAIDASGTAPDLSLLEDREAASCFWCGGPARYRVEVTTEAGPGEGGGPDARKAVKNGANAS, from the coding sequence ATGAGCCGAATTCCTGAAAAAGCCCGACAATCCTTGGATGAGCCAACCGCGGGGGAAGCGGAAACCTCCGTTTGGTTTGCCTGTGGAGAAGATGTGGACGCCGCCCTCGATGAAGCGATCGATGCCAGCGGAACCGCCCCGGATCTGTCCCTGCTTGAAGACAGAGAAGCCGCGTCCTGTTTTTGGTGCGGCGGTCCGGCCCGCTACCGGGTGGAAGTGACGACGGAGGCGGGCCCCGGAGAAGGCGGAGGGCCGGATGCCCGCAAAGCGGTGAAGAACGGAGCGAACGCCTCATGA
- the yycF gene encoding response regulator YycF — MSARIIVVEDEKPIADILRFNLEKEGYTVECVHDGLEAIRKATEQPPDLMLLDLMLPGADGIEVCRSIRQHHQFPIIMLTAKDSELDKVLGLEMGADDYVTKPFSNRELLARIKANLRRVRTGMTESAKPQKSSSTLSVGDIRIDPSSFVITKKDRVIDLTHREFELLLYLARHEGQVLTREHLLQAVWGYDYFGDVRTVDVTIRRLREKIEDDPSAPKYIITRRGIGYTMRDPRSDR; from the coding sequence ATGAGCGCCAGAATCATTGTGGTGGAAGACGAAAAACCCATCGCCGACATTCTCCGCTTCAACCTGGAAAAAGAGGGATACACGGTGGAATGCGTCCATGACGGACTGGAAGCCATCCGAAAAGCCACCGAACAGCCGCCGGACCTGATGCTTTTGGACCTGATGCTGCCGGGCGCCGACGGCATCGAGGTTTGCAGATCGATCCGGCAGCACCATCAATTTCCCATCATCATGCTGACCGCCAAGGATTCGGAACTGGACAAAGTGCTCGGCCTGGAGATGGGAGCCGATGACTATGTCACCAAACCGTTCAGCAACCGGGAATTGCTCGCCCGGATCAAGGCGAATCTCCGCCGGGTGCGGACGGGCATGACGGAATCGGCCAAGCCGCAAAAATCGTCCTCCACTCTGTCGGTGGGGGACATCCGGATCGATCCGTCCAGCTTCGTCATCACCAAAAAAGACCGGGTCATCGACCTGACCCATCGCGAATTTGAGCTGCTTCTGTATCTGGCCCGGCATGAAGGACAGGTGTTGACGCGGGAGCACCTGTTGCAGGCCGTTTGGGGATATGACTACTTCGGCGACGTCCGCACGGTGGACGTGACCATTCGCCGGCTGCGGGAAAAGATCGAGGATGACCCGAGCGCACCCAAATACATCATCACCCGGCGCGGCATCGGTTACACCATGCGCGATCCCCGGTCGGACCGGTGA
- a CDS encoding ATP-binding protein produces MKQWMRLVNSVQWKLVVIYILLIITALQLIGVYFFRELEEYLIRDVNDDLRLQAGRLSQYVKTELSRKTSDNEKRKEISKLLDTFRFLKNAEIRVIDKNNFVIASTAKQQQPDFVRPAFPFNVQKPETIYRTWNAAKGVDYQGYILQLVDGGKRVGAIQIEMPLDKTYKTIRDISKILIKITFFALVLTSFLVVILARTITSPVKEITEQATAMASGDFDRQVSVKSGDEIGRLAMAFNHLAAHLRVALKQKEEETEKLQSVLANMSDGVIATDGDGRVIVKNLRAENLLERRIQLGEPLESVLPLTEPVRLPLREERHLFLEWETQDGEPTILKVTLTPVKMGGDDRMTGLVAVLEDVTEQEKLDRQRKEFVANVSHELRTPLTTIKSYLEALEDGAVHEPELATRFLKVTRQEADRMTRLIQDLLTLSRLDARKERFQKRPLSTLELLDDAYQRFTFQCRQKSIDLTLYVPPGIRRVYADRDKIDQVLDNLISNAVKYTPEGGSIAITARTRPDGMVEVGVADTGIGIPKKDLGRIFERFYRVDKARSRELGGTGLGLAIAREIIRAHDGDIRIESVWKKGTLVTFTLPTVSGRWS; encoded by the coding sequence TTGAAACAGTGGATGCGTCTCGTCAACAGCGTTCAGTGGAAACTGGTCGTGATTTACATCCTGCTCATCATCACGGCTTTGCAACTGATCGGTGTCTATTTCTTCCGGGAATTGGAGGAATACCTCATCCGGGACGTGAATGACGACCTTCGCCTGCAGGCCGGCCGGCTCAGCCAGTACGTGAAAACCGAGCTGAGCCGCAAAACCTCCGACAACGAGAAGCGAAAAGAAATCAGCAAATTGCTTGACACGTTCCGGTTTCTCAAAAATGCGGAAATCCGGGTCATCGACAAAAACAACTTCGTCATCGCATCCACCGCCAAACAGCAACAGCCGGACTTTGTGCGCCCCGCCTTCCCCTTCAACGTCCAAAAGCCGGAAACCATCTACAGAACCTGGAACGCGGCCAAAGGCGTCGATTATCAGGGATACATTCTCCAACTGGTGGACGGCGGAAAACGGGTGGGCGCCATCCAGATCGAAATGCCGCTGGACAAGACATACAAAACCATCCGCGACATCAGCAAGATCCTGATCAAGATCACGTTCTTCGCCCTGGTTCTGACCAGCTTTCTGGTGGTGATTCTTGCCCGAACCATCACGTCCCCGGTCAAGGAAATCACCGAACAGGCGACGGCCATGGCGTCCGGGGATTTCGACCGGCAGGTGTCCGTCAAAAGCGGGGATGAAATCGGCCGGCTGGCCATGGCGTTCAATCATCTCGCCGCCCATCTGCGAGTGGCGCTGAAACAGAAAGAAGAAGAGACGGAGAAACTGCAGTCCGTGCTGGCCAACATGAGCGACGGGGTGATCGCCACCGACGGCGACGGCCGGGTGATCGTCAAAAACCTCCGGGCCGAGAATCTGCTGGAGCGTCGCATTCAGCTGGGAGAACCGCTGGAATCCGTGCTTCCTCTGACCGAACCGGTTCGCCTTCCGCTCCGTGAAGAGCGGCACCTGTTCCTCGAATGGGAGACGCAGGACGGGGAGCCGACGATTTTGAAGGTGACCCTGACCCCGGTCAAAATGGGAGGGGATGACCGAATGACCGGCCTGGTGGCCGTGCTGGAGGACGTGACGGAACAGGAAAAACTGGATCGTCAGCGCAAGGAATTCGTGGCCAACGTCTCCCATGAGCTCCGCACCCCGCTCACCACGATCAAGAGCTATCTGGAAGCACTGGAAGACGGGGCCGTCCATGAGCCCGAGCTGGCCACCCGTTTCCTGAAGGTGACCCGGCAGGAAGCCGACCGGATGACGCGACTGATTCAGGACCTGCTCACCCTGTCCCGGCTGGATGCGCGGAAGGAACGCTTTCAAAAGCGTCCCCTGTCCACCCTGGAGTTGCTGGACGATGCGTACCAGCGCTTTACCTTCCAGTGCCGTCAGAAATCGATCGATCTGACGCTGTACGTTCCCCCGGGAATTCGCCGGGTCTACGCGGACAGGGACAAGATCGACCAGGTGCTGGACAATCTGATTTCCAATGCGGTCAAATATACTCCCGAAGGCGGATCGATCGCCATCACCGCCCGCACGCGTCCCGACGGAATGGTGGAGGTCGGCGTGGCGGACACGGGGATCGGCATCCCCAAAAAAGATCTGGGCCGCATTTTTGAACGGTTTTACCGCGTGGACAAGGCCCGCTCGCGGGAGTTGGGCGGAACCGGTCTGGGTCTGGCCATTGCCCGGGAAATCATCCGCGCCCATGACGGGGACATCCGGATCGAAAGCGTCTGGAAAAAAGGGACGTTGGTCACCTTCACCCTGCCCACGGTCAGCGGGAGGTGGTCGTGA
- the yycH gene encoding two-component system activity regulator YycH produces MKNKWIEPAKTAALVFLVVISFVQTGFLWFSSAPTRTMDPFETGTMPPYIFNDGNYNRKLPWQLASPYQLIVHKNGTHFRLHPESDAYQSLTSFLRTASLEDIRSISKPNAEAWKKLFFQTTGVELVYPRDLPVSELDAFFLETIRHNQEVRRLTTVSRVWFFEDPAAGKTFIWFVSDSRQLIVQAEVELKDKSLSAEVAKASGIPLAAVQTGEHPPWDPAADKQPFSRVLYLPEKEIPVPRLVFPLSAIRIDDMKSWLFTGHDEEPINLKPGEHVYISNEKMLTWNENGRFITYHDTSVRPDHASTTSASGDLDTINGFIQRHRGWTGNWLLDETEPTESRITEYRFRLFVRGFPVYWDAPGTDGITPDVMLLSAGSGEVGRYSRSLLYLRDNPQESESRLPGKQEILNRLSSEKVPLSSILQILPAYFAKPSSDGKRVTLEPTWVVFTEHREPLFITSR; encoded by the coding sequence ATGAAGAACAAATGGATCGAACCCGCGAAGACGGCGGCACTGGTCTTTCTGGTCGTCATCAGTTTCGTTCAGACCGGTTTTCTGTGGTTCAGCAGCGCCCCCACCCGGACGATGGATCCGTTTGAAACGGGAACGATGCCGCCCTACATTTTCAACGACGGAAACTACAACCGGAAGCTGCCTTGGCAACTGGCTTCCCCCTATCAGCTGATCGTTCACAAAAACGGCACGCACTTCCGGCTGCATCCGGAATCGGACGCTTACCAGTCCCTCACTTCCTTCCTGCGCACCGCCTCGCTGGAAGACATCAGGAGCATCTCCAAGCCGAACGCGGAAGCGTGGAAAAAGCTGTTCTTCCAAACGACCGGTGTGGAGCTGGTCTATCCCAGGGATTTGCCCGTTTCCGAACTGGATGCCTTTTTCCTGGAAACCATCCGCCACAACCAGGAGGTACGAAGGCTGACCACCGTCAGCCGGGTTTGGTTTTTTGAAGATCCGGCCGCCGGAAAGACATTCATCTGGTTTGTCTCCGACAGCCGGCAACTCATCGTTCAGGCGGAAGTGGAATTGAAGGACAAATCGCTGTCGGCGGAAGTCGCCAAGGCCTCCGGAATTCCCCTTGCGGCGGTGCAAACCGGGGAACACCCCCCGTGGGACCCGGCGGCGGACAAGCAACCGTTTTCCCGTGTTCTCTATCTCCCCGAAAAGGAGATCCCCGTTCCCCGGCTGGTGTTCCCGCTCAGCGCCATCCGGATCGACGACATGAAAAGTTGGCTGTTCACCGGCCACGATGAAGAGCCGATCAACCTGAAACCCGGAGAACACGTCTACATCAGCAATGAAAAGATGCTGACCTGGAACGAAAACGGCCGTTTCATCACTTACCATGACACCTCCGTCCGGCCCGATCACGCATCCACCACGTCCGCAAGCGGGGACCTTGACACCATCAACGGATTCATCCAGAGGCACCGGGGGTGGACCGGAAACTGGCTGCTGGACGAAACGGAACCGACCGAATCGCGGATCACGGAATACCGGTTCCGGCTGTTCGTCCGGGGATTCCCCGTGTACTGGGATGCACCGGGCACCGACGGGATCACGCCGGACGTGATGCTGCTCAGCGCCGGTTCCGGAGAAGTGGGCAGGTACTCCCGATCCTTGCTGTATCTGAGGGACAATCCCCAAGAATCGGAAAGCCGGCTTCCCGGCAAACAAGAGATCCTGAATCGACTGTCCTCGGAAAAGGTGCCCCTTTCCAGCATCCTGCAAATTCTTCCGGCGTATTTCGCCAAACCGTCTTCGGACGGAAAAAGGGTCACCTTGGAACCGACCTGGGTGGTGTTCACGGAACATCGGGAGCCCCTGTTCATCACTTCGCGCTGA
- a CDS encoding S1C family serine protease codes for MGFYDQTDGQANRKQTVSPVLISILSAVIGGAMVLLAIPSLVRSGLLALPSEGQSPRITGPTVSAKVQVTSTITEAVKKAQPAIVAIINMRQSNDPFNPDMVQQGTGSGIIFEKSGDKARIVTNYHVIENGTRLKVVLPGEDGKKQEVDARVLGSDPITDLAVLEIDGRHVTSVAEFGDSDTLQAGEPAIAIGNPLGLGQSVSVGVISSPRRTIDVNENMSTDVIQTDAAINPGNSGGALLNIAGQVVGINTLKIAERGVEGLGFAIPSNDARPIIENLIRHGEVPRPYMGVGLVDLQRLSPSVWAALDLPDTVTGGVVVRNVDAGYPADLAGLRTRDVIVALDNQPVNNGSELRRYLYKNKKIGDTLNVTFYRDGQKRSTTMKLVRAPRGVE; via the coding sequence ATGGGATTTTATGACCAGACGGACGGACAAGCGAACCGAAAACAAACGGTCTCACCCGTTCTGATCAGCATCCTTTCCGCGGTGATCGGAGGTGCGATGGTCCTGCTTGCCATCCCGTCTCTCGTGCGCAGCGGTCTTCTCGCCCTGCCTTCCGAAGGACAATCCCCCCGGATCACCGGTCCCACGGTGTCGGCCAAGGTGCAGGTGACCTCCACCATCACCGAAGCGGTCAAAAAGGCGCAACCGGCGATCGTGGCCATCATCAACATGAGACAATCGAATGATCCGTTCAATCCCGACATGGTCCAACAAGGCACGGGATCCGGCATCATTTTCGAAAAGTCGGGAGACAAAGCCCGGATCGTCACCAACTATCACGTCATTGAGAACGGTACCCGCCTCAAGGTGGTCCTTCCCGGAGAGGACGGGAAAAAACAGGAAGTGGACGCCCGCGTGTTGGGTTCCGATCCGATCACGGACCTGGCCGTATTGGAGATTGACGGCCGTCACGTCACCAGCGTTGCCGAATTCGGTGACTCCGACACGCTCCAAGCAGGAGAACCGGCCATCGCCATCGGCAACCCGCTCGGACTCGGACAATCCGTCTCCGTCGGTGTGATCAGCTCTCCGCGGCGGACGATCGACGTCAACGAAAACATGTCCACCGACGTCATTCAGACGGATGCCGCCATCAACCCCGGCAACAGTGGCGGAGCCCTGCTCAACATCGCCGGCCAGGTGGTGGGAATCAACACGCTCAAAATCGCCGAGAGAGGCGTGGAGGGTTTGGGATTTGCCATTCCGTCCAATGACGCCCGCCCGATCATCGAGAACCTGATTCGTCACGGCGAAGTGCCCCGCCCGTACATGGGGGTCGGACTGGTCGACCTGCAACGGCTTTCCCCCTCCGTCTGGGCCGCCCTCGATCTCCCCGACACGGTCACCGGAGGCGTGGTCGTCCGCAACGTGGATGCCGGATATCCGGCGGATCTTGCCGGACTCCGCACCCGGGACGTGATCGTCGCGCTCGACAACCAGCCCGTCAACAACGGCTCCGAATTGCGTCGTTATCTGTACAAAAACAAGAAGATCGGGGACACCTTGAACGTGACCTTCTACCGTGACGGTCAAAAACGCTCCACCACCATGAAACTGGTGAGAGCGCCGAGAGGGGTCGAGTGA
- the yycI gene encoding two-component system regulatory protein YycI: protein MDWSKAKSILIVTFLILNLFLGAQLVQTMQQTSNLMETDNINREQVDQMMRENRITLSKDQNTSFPTSLVAYQANITPMGPEWKKDERGGYTREFPDAPVVRDFRDLEKFLKGTVPWFSEYKLSLSRGSRVVYNQLVEGRYIFDATLEVQLKSGNRVQSVRVVHYESVKLQPVELMTLDTALYHLLTNWSLKKGSVITSVDLGYRAKARGTGDESILVPYYRFRVENLNQDLFLNARTFKEVEAEPRDQETEEKGTRQP from the coding sequence TTGGATTGGAGCAAAGCCAAATCCATCCTGATCGTCACCTTTCTGATCCTCAACCTGTTTCTCGGAGCCCAGCTGGTCCAGACCATGCAGCAAACCTCCAACCTGATGGAGACCGACAACATCAACCGGGAACAGGTGGACCAGATGATGCGGGAAAACCGGATCACCCTGTCGAAAGACCAAAACACGTCCTTCCCCACTTCCCTGGTCGCCTATCAGGCGAACATCACCCCGATGGGGCCGGAGTGGAAGAAAGACGAACGGGGCGGCTACACCCGCGAATTCCCGGACGCTCCGGTCGTCCGCGATTTCAGGGATCTTGAAAAGTTTCTCAAGGGAACCGTTCCCTGGTTTTCGGAATACAAGCTCTCTTTGTCCCGGGGATCCCGGGTGGTGTACAATCAGTTGGTGGAAGGGCGGTACATCTTCGACGCCACGCTGGAAGTCCAACTGAAAAGCGGAAACCGGGTTCAATCCGTCCGGGTGGTCCATTATGAATCGGTCAAACTTCAGCCGGTCGAACTGATGACCTTGGACACGGCCCTGTATCATCTGCTGACCAACTGGAGCCTGAAAAAAGGCTCCGTCATCACGTCCGTGGATTTGGGATACCGGGCGAAAGCCCGGGGAACGGGGGATGAGTCCATCCTTGTCCCCTATTACCGCTTCCGCGTCGAGAATTTGAACCAGGATTTGTTCCTCAACGCCCGAACGTTCAAGGAAGTGGAAGCCGAACCGCGTGATCAGGAAACCGAAGAAAAAGGGACGAGACAGCCATGA
- a CDS encoding MBL fold metallo-hydrolase — MKFSVLASGSSGNSLFVETDRRRILIDAGLSGKQLAGRMESVGADPSTLSAIFVTHEHIDHVRGLGVLARRHRIPVYMNEATWKALPSAVGEIPGELVHLFETGTTLELDDLVVESIPISHDAAEPVGYHLRHGRETLAIVTDLGYASRRVIDRVRGVDTLIWETNHDTEMLRMGTYPWNVKRRILGDLGHLSNEDAGEALAEILQGIGEQVYLAHLSKENNMTELAHLTVRNILEDAGFHIGRDVELCATHDDRPTPLREVRQTVRK, encoded by the coding sequence ATGAAATTCAGCGTGCTTGCCAGCGGCAGCAGCGGAAATTCCCTGTTTGTCGAGACAGACCGTCGACGAATTCTCATCGATGCGGGTCTCAGCGGCAAACAGCTGGCCGGGCGGATGGAATCCGTCGGCGCGGATCCTTCCACGCTGTCCGCCATCTTTGTCACCCATGAGCATATCGACCACGTCCGGGGACTGGGGGTTCTCGCCCGCCGTCACCGGATTCCGGTCTACATGAATGAAGCCACCTGGAAAGCGCTCCCCTCCGCCGTGGGGGAAATTCCCGGGGAACTGGTGCATTTGTTCGAAACCGGCACCACGCTGGAACTGGATGATCTGGTGGTCGAATCGATCCCGATTTCCCATGACGCGGCCGAACCGGTCGGTTATCATCTTCGTCACGGTCGGGAAACCCTGGCCATCGTCACCGATTTGGGATATGCCAGCCGACGCGTCATCGACCGGGTCCGGGGAGTGGACACCCTGATTTGGGAAACCAACCATGACACGGAAATGCTGCGCATGGGCACGTACCCTTGGAATGTCAAGCGGCGCATCCTGGGGGACTTGGGCCATCTCTCCAACGAAGATGCCGGAGAGGCACTGGCCGAGATCCTGCAGGGCATCGGGGAACAGGTGTACCTCGCGCACCTGAGCAAGGAAAACAACATGACCGAACTGGCCCACCTGACGGTCCGAAACATCCTGGAAGACGCCGGTTTTCACATCGGACGGGATGTTGAACTCTGCGCCACCCACGACGACCGGCCCACCCCTCTTCGCGAAGTGCGACAGACCGTTCGGAAATAA
- a CDS encoding sensor histidine kinase produces the protein MLDLQDTYRIGPLYRVISELFLQNPYVAWICVGAVTAGLTVLLFLGQNRISRLPAYGYTVAVLVFVSLLDVFTQTIPVLPVYLFMLGYVLFRSGEESSRLIALLFSSVYVAVSVLTVWNRWVLVELAGHVLLFFGITWMSNQIQSDHFNIRKLQEKNRLIINQKNEAYRRLRNYMMEMEEVYLRDNLTGLYNFGAFRAEVVRGLARCLPGQSYHVVCLDLKDFRQVNFREGVEVGDRILVHIARKLKKQLPASVKIARYDGDQFGIGFTGDSRMLRQVLDTVDRLMADMKQELAYLGYAVGTASYPEETVSGADLIRLAEERLAIKQRLHRNREEEHRRHLEKLSALGQLAAGLAHEIRNPLTSIRGFVQLSAKESEAVKKWETIILEEIDRINDLLKEFLNLREARPMQVTRFDVGQLIQDVLRLLGPKALLMGHTLTGEGPDAELELEADSEQLKQVLINLVQNGLEALDEKGSVRVTWQGSGDWVIIRVEDNGNGIKPENMNRIFEPFFTTKGEGTGMGLAICHRIITEHGGQIFFTSQPGQGTVFHIHLPVRQVRLRVVEGGSGKKSEASVGESRSKNRETDDVKAFATAVRGAVQ, from the coding sequence GTGCTGGATCTGCAGGATACATACCGGATCGGCCCCCTGTATCGCGTCATCTCGGAGCTCTTTCTGCAGAATCCTTACGTGGCCTGGATTTGTGTGGGGGCCGTCACGGCCGGTTTGACCGTTCTCCTGTTCCTGGGACAAAACCGGATCTCGAGGCTCCCCGCTTACGGATACACGGTGGCCGTCCTGGTTTTCGTCTCTCTGCTGGACGTGTTTACCCAGACGATCCCGGTGCTTCCCGTCTATTTGTTCATGCTCGGCTACGTTCTGTTCCGTTCCGGGGAAGAGAGTTCCAGATTGATTGCACTTTTGTTTTCATCCGTTTATGTCGCGGTTTCCGTTCTCACGGTCTGGAACCGGTGGGTGTTGGTGGAACTGGCCGGGCACGTTCTCCTGTTTTTCGGGATCACCTGGATGAGCAACCAGATTCAGAGCGACCATTTCAACATCCGGAAGCTGCAGGAAAAAAACAGGCTGATCATCAACCAGAAAAACGAGGCGTACCGGCGGCTGCGCAACTACATGATGGAAATGGAAGAAGTGTATCTGCGGGACAATCTGACGGGCCTTTACAACTTCGGAGCATTCCGTGCGGAAGTGGTTCGGGGACTGGCGCGGTGCCTTCCGGGCCAATCCTATCACGTCGTCTGTCTGGACCTGAAGGATTTTCGCCAGGTGAACTTCCGGGAAGGGGTGGAAGTCGGTGACCGGATTCTGGTCCATATCGCCAGAAAACTCAAAAAGCAGTTGCCTGCTTCCGTCAAGATCGCCCGGTACGACGGAGACCAGTTCGGCATCGGATTTACCGGAGACTCCCGCATGCTCCGGCAGGTTCTCGACACCGTGGACCGGTTGATGGCCGACATGAAACAGGAGCTCGCCTATTTGGGGTATGCGGTGGGAACGGCCTCCTATCCGGAAGAGACCGTTTCGGGAGCCGATCTGATCCGGCTGGCGGAGGAACGGTTGGCGATCAAGCAACGACTGCATCGGAACCGGGAAGAAGAACATCGCCGTCATTTGGAAAAGCTGTCCGCCCTCGGCCAGCTGGCTGCGGGTCTCGCCCATGAAATCCGCAATCCGCTCACCTCCATCCGCGGATTCGTGCAGCTCTCCGCGAAGGAGTCGGAGGCGGTGAAAAAGTGGGAAACCATCATTTTGGAAGAGATTGACCGGATCAATGATTTGCTGAAGGAGTTCCTCAATCTGAGGGAGGCCAGACCGATGCAGGTGACGAGGTTTGACGTGGGTCAGTTGATTCAGGACGTTCTGCGGCTGCTTGGGCCCAAAGCCCTGCTGATGGGACATACCCTCACCGGTGAGGGACCGGATGCGGAACTGGAACTGGAGGCGGATTCCGAACAACTGAAGCAAGTGCTGATCAATCTGGTGCAAAACGGCCTGGAAGCTTTGGATGAAAAGGGTAGCGTGCGCGTCACGTGGCAGGGGTCCGGTGACTGGGTCATCATCCGTGTCGAAGACAACGGCAACGGAATCAAGCCGGAAAACATGAACCGGATCTTTGAGCCCTTCTTCACCACCAAGGGAGAAGGAACGGGCATGGGGCTGGCGATCTGTCACCGCATCATCACGGAACACGGCGGCCAGATCTTCTTCACCAGTCAGCCCGGACAAGGAACCGTGTTTCACATCCACTTGCCCGTCCGGCAGGTCCGGCTTCGCGTGGTGGAGGGAGGCAGCGGCAAGAAATCGGAGGCATCCGTGGGTGAATCGCGGAGCAAAAACAGGGAAACCGACGACGTGAAGGCTTTTGCCACGGCCGTGCGGGGTGCGGTACAATAG